One region of Corynebacterium capitovis DSM 44611 genomic DNA includes:
- a CDS encoding phosphoribosyl-ATP diphosphatase codes for MATQPNGILCGLVKTFDELYAELATRAQLRPDGSSTVEALDKGEHFIGKKIIEEAGEVWIAAEYQSDEELAEEMSQLMYWTQVMMLKRGLTPDDLYRYL; via the coding sequence ATGGCGACGCAGCCTAATGGGATATTATGTGGCCTTGTGAAAACTTTCGATGAACTTTATGCCGAGTTGGCCACCCGTGCCCAGCTCCGCCCCGACGGCTCCTCCACCGTGGAAGCGCTGGACAAGGGCGAACATTTCATTGGCAAAAAGATCATCGAAGAAGCCGGAGAAGTCTGGATCGCCGCCGAGTACCAGTCCGATGAGGAGCTGGCAGAGGAGATGAGCCAACTGATGTACTGGACACAGGTCATGATGCTCAAGCGCGGGCTGACCCCGGACGACCTTTATCGATACCTCTAG
- the hisG gene encoding ATP phosphoribosyltransferase produces the protein MIKIAVPNKGALSDRAVEVLTEAGYKGRSMNKALNVLDEDNRVEFFFLRPKDIAIYVAQGHLDLGITGRDLALDSRADVEEVMALGFGASSFRFAAPKDEAWTVEQLDGARIATSYANLVEDYLAARGITPAQVIRLDGAVEISIKLGVADVIADVVSTGATLRQQGLVPFGEAVASSEAVVVTRKGLTLGPAHDVVLKRIRGILNAQTYLMIDYNVARAGLEAASAITPGITGPTVSPLSREGWVAVRAMVPKVDANKVMDALAGVGAEGILATELRIARL, from the coding sequence ATCATCAAGATCGCTGTGCCCAACAAGGGCGCGCTTTCTGACCGCGCGGTGGAAGTGCTCACCGAGGCCGGGTACAAGGGTCGGAGCATGAACAAAGCCCTCAACGTCCTCGATGAGGACAACCGGGTCGAGTTTTTCTTTCTCCGCCCGAAGGACATTGCTATTTATGTGGCGCAGGGTCACCTGGACCTGGGCATTACGGGGCGTGACCTGGCCCTCGATTCCCGCGCAGACGTTGAAGAAGTAATGGCCCTGGGCTTCGGCGCCTCTTCTTTCCGCTTCGCCGCGCCGAAGGATGAAGCGTGGACGGTCGAACAGCTCGACGGCGCGCGGATTGCCACGTCGTACGCGAACTTGGTGGAGGACTACCTCGCGGCGCGGGGAATCACGCCCGCACAGGTCATCCGTCTTGACGGCGCGGTGGAAATCTCCATCAAACTCGGGGTGGCGGACGTGATCGCGGACGTCGTCTCCACGGGAGCCACGTTGAGGCAACAGGGCCTCGTGCCCTTCGGGGAGGCGGTGGCCAGCAGCGAGGCGGTCGTCGTCACACGAAAAGGCTTGACCCTCGGCCCGGCGCACGACGTCGTCCTCAAGCGGATCCGCGGGATCCTCAACGCCCAGACGTACCTCATGATCGATTACAACGTTGCGCGCGCGGGGCTGGAGGCGGCATCGGCGATCACGCCCGGGATCACGGGGCCCACCGTCTCCCCCCTGTCGAGGGAGGGCTGGGTGGCCGTGCGGGCCATGGTGCCAAAGGTCGACGCCAACAAAGTTATGGACGCGCTGGCGGGGGTAGGAGCAGAGGGTATCTTAGCCACAGAGCTACGCATCGCGCGCCTGTGA